A genomic region of Mycolicibacterium poriferae contains the following coding sequences:
- a CDS encoding bifunctional FO biosynthesis protein CofGH, whose amino-acid sequence MALNPQHGAQLPIPAVPPKAEAASPAAMRRVLRRARDGVALNIDEAAIAMGARGADLADLCNSAARVRDAGLEAAGRRGATGRLPVSYSRKVFLPVSHLCRDTCHYCTFVTVPGRLRAAGKGMYMEPDEILAVARRGAELGCKEALFTLGDRPEARWDEARQWLDERGYDSTLDYVRAMAIRVLEETGLLPHLNPGVMSWSELSRLKPVAPSMGMMLETTSRRLFETKGEAHYGSPDKDPEVRLRTLADAGRLSIPFTTGLLVGIGETRAERADTIHAIRRVHREFGHVQEVIVQNFRAKDHTAMASTPDADIDEFLATLAVTRLVMGPKMRIQAPPNLVSRAECLALIGAGVDDWGGVSPLTPDHVNPERPWPALDELAAVTAEAGYDLVQRLTAQPPYVTAGAAWIDPRVAGHVAALADPQTGFARDVNPTGRPWQEPDEAAESLGRVDLNEEIDSQGRRTETRSDLGSAFGDWDAIREKVSELAARAPERLDTDVLAALRSAERDPAGCTDDEYLALATADGPALDAVAALADSLRRDTVGDDVTYVVNRNINFTNICYTGCRFCAFAQRKGDADAFSLSTQEVADRAWQAHVAGATEVCMQGGIDPDLPVTGYADLVRAVKARVPSMHVHAFSPMEIVNGVTKSGSSIREWLTALREAGLDTIPGTAAEILDDEVRWVLTKGKLPTSEWIDVITTAHEVGLRSSSTMMYGHVDTPRHWVGHLRVLTGIQDRTGGFTEFVPLPFVHQSSPLYLAGGARPGPTHRDNRAVHALARIMLHGRISNIQTSWVKLGVERTQVMLRGGANDLGGTLMEETISRMAGSEFGSYKSIEELSAIAAGIGRPARQRTTTYAPLAA is encoded by the coding sequence GTGGCTCTGAACCCCCAGCACGGCGCGCAGCTGCCCATTCCCGCGGTCCCCCCGAAAGCCGAGGCGGCCAGTCCGGCCGCCATGCGGCGCGTCCTGCGGCGTGCCCGTGACGGCGTAGCGCTCAACATCGACGAAGCGGCCATCGCCATGGGCGCGCGCGGAGCCGACCTCGCCGACCTGTGCAACTCCGCGGCCCGCGTCCGCGACGCGGGGTTGGAGGCCGCCGGCCGGCGTGGGGCTACCGGCCGGCTGCCGGTCAGCTATTCGCGCAAGGTCTTCCTCCCCGTCAGCCATCTGTGCCGGGACACCTGTCACTACTGCACCTTCGTCACCGTCCCGGGCCGGCTGCGCGCGGCGGGCAAGGGCATGTACATGGAGCCCGACGAGATACTGGCGGTGGCGCGCCGGGGCGCCGAACTCGGTTGCAAGGAAGCGTTGTTCACCCTCGGCGACCGCCCGGAGGCCCGCTGGGACGAGGCCCGGCAGTGGCTCGACGAACGCGGTTACGACTCGACGCTGGACTACGTCCGCGCCATGGCGATCCGGGTGCTCGAGGAGACCGGGCTGCTGCCCCATCTGAACCCCGGAGTCATGAGCTGGTCGGAGCTCTCCCGTCTCAAGCCCGTCGCACCGTCGATGGGCATGATGCTGGAAACCACGTCGCGGCGACTGTTCGAGACCAAGGGCGAGGCGCACTACGGCAGCCCCGACAAGGATCCCGAGGTGCGGCTGCGCACCCTCGCCGACGCGGGCCGGCTCTCGATTCCGTTCACCACCGGCCTGTTGGTCGGTATCGGGGAGACGCGCGCCGAGCGGGCCGACACCATCCACGCGATCCGCCGGGTGCACCGCGAGTTCGGTCATGTGCAGGAAGTGATCGTGCAGAACTTCCGGGCCAAGGACCACACCGCGATGGCGTCGACGCCGGACGCCGACATCGACGAATTCCTGGCCACGTTGGCGGTGACGCGGCTCGTGATGGGCCCGAAGATGCGCATCCAGGCACCCCCCAACCTGGTGTCGCGCGCGGAGTGCCTGGCGCTGATCGGTGCGGGGGTCGACGACTGGGGTGGGGTGTCGCCGCTGACCCCCGACCACGTCAACCCCGAACGGCCCTGGCCGGCTCTGGACGAACTGGCCGCCGTCACCGCCGAGGCGGGTTACGACCTGGTCCAGCGGCTGACCGCCCAACCGCCCTATGTCACCGCCGGTGCGGCCTGGATCGATCCGCGGGTAGCGGGTCACGTCGCGGCGCTGGCCGACCCGCAGACCGGGTTCGCGCGCGACGTCAACCCGACCGGTCGCCCGTGGCAGGAACCCGACGAGGCAGCCGAATCGCTGGGCCGGGTCGACCTGAACGAGGAGATCGACTCCCAGGGGCGCCGGACGGAGACCCGCAGCGATCTGGGCAGCGCGTTCGGTGACTGGGACGCCATCCGGGAGAAGGTCAGCGAGCTGGCCGCCCGGGCGCCCGAACGCCTCGACACCGATGTGCTGGCCGCCCTGCGCTCCGCCGAACGCGACCCCGCCGGTTGCACCGACGACGAGTACCTGGCGTTGGCCACCGCCGACGGCCCGGCGCTCGATGCTGTTGCCGCGCTGGCTGATTCGTTGCGCCGCGACACCGTCGGCGACGATGTCACCTACGTCGTCAACCGCAACATCAACTTCACCAACATCTGCTACACCGGCTGCCGGTTCTGTGCGTTCGCCCAGCGGAAAGGGGATGCGGACGCCTTCTCGCTGTCGACCCAGGAGGTGGCCGACCGGGCCTGGCAGGCCCATGTCGCCGGTGCGACCGAGGTGTGCATGCAGGGCGGGATCGACCCCGATCTGCCGGTGACGGGCTACGCCGACCTGGTGCGTGCCGTCAAGGCCAGGGTGCCGTCGATGCACGTGCACGCGTTCTCGCCGATGGAGATCGTCAACGGGGTGACCAAGAGCGGCTCGAGCATTCGAGAGTGGTTGACCGCGTTGCGGGAAGCCGGGCTGGACACCATTCCGGGCACCGCCGCCGAGATCCTCGACGACGAGGTGCGCTGGGTGCTGACCAAGGGCAAGCTGCCCACCTCCGAGTGGATCGACGTGATCACCACCGCGCACGAGGTGGGGCTGCGCTCCAGCTCGACGATGATGTACGGACACGTCGACACGCCCCGGCACTGGGTGGGGCACCTGCGGGTGCTGACCGGCATCCAGGACCGCACCGGCGGGTTCACCGAGTTCGTGCCGCTGCCGTTCGTGCACCAGTCCTCCCCGCTGTACCTGGCCGGCGGCGCCCGGCCCGGTCCGACGCACCGCGACAACCGGGCGGTGCACGCGTTGGCGCGGATCATGTTGCACGGCAGGATCTCCAATATCCAGACCAGTTGGGTGAAGCTCGGTGTGGAGCGCACGCAGGTCATGTTGCGCGGTGGTGCCAACGATCTGGGCGGGACGTTGATGGAGGAGACGATCTCGCGGATGGCCGGCTCGGAGTTCGGCTCCTACAAGAGCATCGAGGAACTGTCGGCGATCGCGGCGGGCATCGGCCGCCCCGCCCGGCAGCGCACGACGACCTACGCACCCCTGGCCGCCTGA
- a CDS encoding DUF2231 domain-containing protein: protein MTTVAGLPAHALLVHAIVVLAPLTALLGILCAVWPAARRRFVWLVVSFAAVNLVLTPLTTSAGEWLYNSFPTHSAILETHEERGETMIYFSIALLVMALAVAFLHVRTVRSDATPKLTAVVVTVVAVVIGVATTVQVVRIGHAGTEAKWGVISE, encoded by the coding sequence ATGACGACTGTCGCCGGCCTACCCGCGCACGCGCTGTTGGTACACGCCATCGTGGTGCTGGCGCCGCTGACCGCGTTGCTCGGCATTCTGTGTGCCGTGTGGCCCGCCGCGCGGCGCCGATTCGTCTGGCTCGTCGTCTCGTTCGCCGCCGTTAACCTCGTGCTCACGCCGTTGACGACGTCGGCTGGGGAGTGGTTGTACAACAGCTTTCCCACCCACAGCGCGATCTTGGAGACGCACGAAGAACGTGGCGAAACCATGATCTACTTCTCGATCGCGCTGCTCGTCATGGCGCTGGCGGTCGCGTTCCTGCATGTGCGCACCGTCAGGTCCGATGCCACCCCGAAGCTGACCGCTGTCGTGGTCACGGTGGTCGCTGTCGTGATCGGGGTTGCGACGACGGTGCAGGTGGTGCGGATCGGTCATGCGGGCACCGAGGCGAAGTGGGGCGTGATCTCGGAGTGA
- the yczR gene encoding MocR-like transcription factor YczR: protein MSPTISPDRLARLVGEFDRAPAYRGLCEALQELIGDGRIPIGARLPSERTVTAALAVSRTTVTRAYAELAAAGFAVARQGSGTFAAVPVDRRKVHDRVRHPLGMPPSGDSVDLSIAAGAATPGTMSGVERALAALPSYLAEDGYLPSGLPELQSRVAESFAARGLPTEPEQIVITTGALAAVATVARALTRPGDRVMVESPVYANAIDALRLGGARLVSSPLADPLGDAGWDLDGVEATLRQSSPKLAYLIPDFQNPTGFLMSEADRARYAAALRHSRTTAIVDETLQPLSFAGEPMPAPFASFEPSTVTIGSASKVFWGGLRVGWIRAPRALVDRLVAARVRADLGTSLLDQLVVTELLGTDGIVAQRRAELRSRRDFLAAALRRDLPDWRFRIPQGGLSMWVRLPHGSATRLAVELERHGLKVAPGPVFTVEGGADGWLRIPFAKPEDELAGAVRLMADVWPTVSGVDGGTQTTRTLIA from the coding sequence ATGTCTCCCACGATCAGCCCGGACCGTCTCGCCCGATTGGTGGGCGAGTTCGACCGCGCTCCGGCCTACCGCGGGCTCTGCGAGGCGCTCCAGGAACTGATCGGCGACGGGCGTATCCCGATCGGCGCGCGGTTGCCCAGTGAACGCACCGTCACCGCGGCACTGGCGGTGTCGCGGACGACTGTCACCCGGGCCTACGCCGAACTCGCGGCAGCCGGCTTCGCCGTGGCGCGGCAGGGGTCGGGCACCTTCGCCGCCGTTCCCGTGGACCGCCGCAAGGTCCACGACCGTGTTCGCCACCCGCTCGGCATGCCACCGAGCGGCGACTCGGTGGATCTCAGCATTGCCGCGGGCGCCGCCACCCCCGGGACGATGAGCGGCGTCGAGCGGGCGCTGGCCGCGCTTCCGTCGTATCTGGCCGAGGACGGCTACCTGCCCTCGGGACTGCCCGAATTGCAGTCGCGGGTGGCCGAGTCCTTCGCCGCCCGCGGGCTGCCGACCGAGCCCGAGCAGATCGTCATCACGACCGGCGCCCTGGCCGCCGTCGCCACCGTCGCCCGGGCGCTGACCCGGCCCGGCGACCGGGTGATGGTCGAATCTCCGGTCTACGCGAATGCGATCGACGCACTCCGCTTGGGCGGCGCCCGGCTGGTGAGCTCGCCACTGGCCGACCCGCTGGGCGACGCCGGGTGGGATCTCGACGGCGTCGAGGCCACGCTGCGACAGTCCTCACCGAAGCTCGCGTACCTGATCCCGGACTTCCAGAACCCGACCGGGTTCCTCATGAGTGAGGCCGACCGCGCCCGCTACGCCGCCGCGCTGCGTCACTCCCGCACCACGGCGATCGTCGACGAAACCCTGCAGCCACTGTCGTTCGCCGGCGAACCGATGCCCGCGCCCTTCGCGTCGTTCGAGCCGTCGACGGTCACGATAGGCAGCGCGTCCAAGGTCTTCTGGGGTGGACTGCGGGTGGGATGGATCAGAGCGCCGCGGGCTCTGGTCGATCGGCTCGTTGCCGCCCGGGTGCGCGCCGACCTGGGCACGTCGCTGCTCGATCAGCTGGTCGTCACCGAACTCCTCGGCACCGACGGCATCGTCGCGCAGCGTCGCGCCGAGCTGCGCAGCCGGCGCGACTTCCTGGCCGCCGCGCTGCGCCGCGACCTGCCCGACTGGCGGTTCCGGATCCCGCAGGGCGGATTGAGCATGTGGGTCCGGCTGCCGCACGGCAGCGCGACGCGGCTGGCGGTCGAGCTCGAGCGGCACGGCCTCAAGGTCGCACCCGGGCCGGTGTTCACCGTCGAAGGCGGCGCCGACGGGTGGCTGCGCATCCCGTTCGCGAAGCCGGAGGACGAACTCGCCGGGGCGGTGCGGCTGATGGCCGACGTGTGGCCGACCGTCTCCGGTGTGGATGGCGGCACCCAGACCACCCGCACCCTGATCGCCTGA
- the mshB gene encoding N-acetyl-1-D-myo-inositol-2-amino-2-deoxy-alpha-D-glucopyranoside deacetylase: protein METPRLLFVHAHPDDETLTTGATIARYVALGAQVQVITCTLGEEGEVIGEQWAQLAVDHADQLGGFRIAELTAALRELGVDRPRFLGGAGRWRDSGMADTPPRRGRRFVDGDVAEQTAVLAAAIDDLRPHVVVTYDPQGGYGHPDHIHTHRVTTAAVDAAQWEVPKFYWTVTSATAIAAELAALADVPAGWTRVSGDDIWFGVPDDAIDAALDVTEHLSAKVAALRAHATQVQVSPDGRVCALSNNVALPVGPSEFYTLAAGTAGERDGRGWETDLLAGLSLG, encoded by the coding sequence ATGGAGACCCCGCGGCTGCTGTTCGTCCACGCCCACCCCGACGACGAGACCCTCACGACCGGGGCGACGATCGCGCGCTACGTAGCCCTGGGCGCGCAGGTGCAGGTGATCACCTGCACCTTGGGTGAAGAGGGCGAGGTGATCGGGGAGCAGTGGGCGCAGCTCGCCGTCGACCACGCCGACCAACTCGGCGGCTTTCGCATCGCCGAATTGACCGCAGCACTGCGCGAACTCGGTGTGGACCGGCCCCGCTTCCTCGGCGGTGCCGGCCGGTGGCGCGACTCCGGGATGGCCGACACGCCGCCGCGCCGCGGGCGACGCTTCGTCGACGGCGACGTCGCCGAGCAGACCGCGGTCCTGGCCGCGGCCATCGACGACCTGCGTCCCCATGTCGTCGTCACCTACGACCCGCAGGGGGGTTACGGGCACCCCGACCACATCCACACCCACCGGGTGACGACGGCGGCGGTCGACGCCGCGCAGTGGGAGGTGCCGAAGTTCTACTGGACCGTCACGTCGGCCACGGCGATCGCCGCCGAGCTGGCGGCGCTGGCCGACGTGCCCGCCGGATGGACCCGGGTCAGCGGCGACGACATCTGGTTCGGGGTTCCCGACGACGCGATCGACGCCGCGCTCGACGTCACCGAGCACCTGTCCGCCAAGGTCGCCGCGCTGCGCGCGCACGCCACCCAGGTGCAGGTGTCGCCGGACGGTCGGGTGTGCGCGCTGTCCAACAACGTCGCGTTGCCTGTCGGACCGAGCGAGTTCTACACGCTGGCCGCCGGGACCGCCGGCGAGCGCGACGGACGCGGTTGGGAAACCGATCTGCTCGCCGGGCTGAGCCTGGGGTAA
- a CDS encoding YceI family protein, with translation MTTATAALSTGTWTIDPVHSAVGFSVRHLMVSKVRGEFETFSGTITVDADGAASVRAEVAVDSVNTRNDQRDEHIKSADFFDVGNHPVATFTSTGLRQSGDHYVLDGDFTLKGVTKPISLDLEFNGVNPGMGHGEVAGFEASVVLNRKDFGIDIDMPLETGGAVVGDKVTITLEIEAVKQA, from the coding sequence ATGACCACCGCCACCGCAGCACTGTCCACCGGCACCTGGACCATCGACCCAGTGCATTCCGCCGTCGGCTTCTCCGTACGCCACCTCATGGTGAGCAAGGTCCGCGGCGAGTTCGAAACGTTCAGCGGCACCATTACGGTCGACGCCGACGGTGCCGCCTCCGTGCGCGCCGAGGTCGCCGTCGATTCCGTCAACACGCGCAACGACCAGCGCGACGAGCACATCAAGTCCGCGGACTTCTTCGACGTCGGAAACCACCCGGTGGCGACGTTCACTTCGACCGGGCTGCGGCAGAGCGGCGACCACTACGTCCTCGACGGTGACTTCACCCTCAAGGGGGTGACCAAGCCGATCTCCCTGGATCTCGAGTTCAACGGCGTCAACCCCGGCATGGGCCACGGCGAGGTCGCCGGCTTCGAGGCGTCAGTGGTCTTGAACCGCAAAGATTTCGGCATCGACATCGACATGCCGCTCGAGACGGGCGGCGCGGTCGTCGGCGACAAGGTCACGATCACCCTGGAGATCGAGGCCGTCAAGCAGGCCTGA
- a CDS encoding fumarylacetoacetate hydrolase family protein: protein MKLRRVYSGDRLELQSLQSDGSWASGADAGVFGGAVFDPAWELERARGHHDAAGHVLPFQPTSFRDFMLYEQHAVDAARGLVRRFHPGQSRAAEGIERLTGKPFPLFKPKALFYRQPIYYMSNHLSFVPSGTTVAVPSYSTALDYELELGFVLRAPLFNAAPAEALDAIGAFVVVNDFSARDVQRAEMATGLGPQKAKHFASSMSVQAVTADEILPRIDDLTGFVAINGDAVSAVSSRGMRWSLGELLAHASRDEHLYAGELFATGTLPGGSGMETGHWLRPGDQLTLAIDQIGEISHPISSR from the coding sequence GTGAAGCTGCGACGGGTGTACTCCGGTGACCGGCTGGAGCTGCAGTCGCTGCAATCCGACGGGTCGTGGGCCTCGGGCGCCGATGCCGGTGTGTTCGGTGGCGCGGTGTTCGACCCCGCCTGGGAGCTGGAAAGGGCCCGCGGTCACCACGACGCGGCCGGCCATGTGCTGCCGTTCCAGCCGACGTCCTTCCGCGATTTCATGCTCTACGAACAGCACGCGGTCGACGCCGCACGCGGGTTGGTGCGCCGCTTCCATCCCGGCCAGTCCCGGGCCGCCGAGGGAATCGAGCGGCTGACCGGGAAACCGTTCCCGTTGTTCAAGCCCAAGGCGCTGTTCTACCGGCAACCGATCTACTACATGTCCAACCATCTGAGTTTCGTCCCCAGCGGAACCACCGTCGCCGTCCCCTCGTACTCGACCGCTCTGGATTACGAACTGGAGCTCGGATTCGTCTTGCGGGCACCGCTTTTCAATGCCGCACCGGCCGAGGCGCTGGATGCGATCGGCGCGTTCGTCGTCGTCAACGACTTCAGCGCCCGCGACGTGCAGCGTGCGGAGATGGCGACCGGGTTGGGGCCGCAGAAAGCCAAGCACTTCGCGTCGTCGATGTCGGTGCAGGCCGTCACCGCAGACGAGATCCTGCCGCGCATCGACGACCTGACCGGATTCGTCGCGATCAACGGCGACGCCGTCAGCGCCGTGTCCAGTCGCGGGATGAGGTGGAGCCTCGGTGAACTGCTCGCACACGCGTCGCGCGACGAACACCTGTATGCCGGTGAGCTGTTCGCCACCGGCACCTTGCCGGGCGGCAGCGGGATGGAGACCGGACACTGGTTGCGGCCCGGGGATCAGCTGACGCTGGCCATCGACCAGATCGGGGAAATCAGCCACCCGATCTCGAGTAGGTGA
- a CDS encoding flavodoxin family protein, whose product MPDSRSDRPDFSGLRALYVNCTLNRSPALSHTQGVIDRSAAIMAANGVAVDQFRAVDYDIATGVRPDMTEHGWERDDWPALLPRVLAADILVIGGPIWLGDNSSVTRRVIERLYGYSGVLNEHGQYSYYGRVGGCLLTGNEDGLKHCAMSILFSLQHIGYNVPPQADAGWLGEVGPGPSYLDEGSGGPENDFTNRNIAFMTYNLMHLASMLRAAGGIPAYGNQRTAWDAGTHPDHANPEYR is encoded by the coding sequence ATGCCCGACTCCCGCAGCGACCGACCCGACTTCTCCGGGTTGCGCGCGTTGTACGTCAACTGCACCCTCAACCGCTCACCGGCCCTCAGCCACACCCAGGGAGTGATCGACCGCAGCGCGGCGATCATGGCGGCGAACGGGGTGGCGGTGGACCAGTTTCGCGCCGTGGACTACGACATCGCCACCGGTGTCCGTCCGGACATGACCGAGCACGGGTGGGAGCGCGACGACTGGCCCGCCCTGCTGCCGCGGGTGCTGGCCGCCGACATCCTCGTCATCGGCGGGCCGATCTGGCTGGGAGACAACAGTTCTGTGACACGTAGGGTCATCGAGCGGCTCTACGGCTACTCCGGCGTCCTCAACGAGCACGGGCAGTATTCGTACTACGGACGGGTCGGTGGATGCCTGCTCACCGGCAACGAGGACGGCCTCAAACACTGTGCGATGAGCATCCTGTTCAGCCTCCAGCACATCGGGTACAACGTCCCGCCCCAGGCCGACGCGGGCTGGCTGGGCGAGGTCGGCCCCGGGCCGTCCTATCTCGACGAGGGGTCCGGCGGCCCGGAGAACGACTTCACCAACCGCAACATCGCGTTCATGACCTACAACCTGATGCATCTCGCGTCCATGCTCCGCGCCGCCGGCGGGATTCCGGCCTACGGCAATCAGCGCACCGCCTGGGATGCTGGTACGCACCCCGACCACGCGAATCCGGAGTATCGATGA
- a CDS encoding DUF5996 family protein: MTTNTSWPTLRVSDWTPTRDTLHMWTQIVGKIRMRHAPLLNHWWQATLYVSPRGLTTSTIPYGSGAFEMEFDFLSHRLEVRSSDGGAESLPLQPMAVAEFYTRLMERLDALGIEAQIRAVPNEVDPAIPFAEDHEHASYDAEAVTLFWRQLLQANRTIGEFRSHFVGKVSPVHFFWGAMDLACTRFSGNSAPPHPGGAPNCADWVMVEGYSHELSSCGFWPGGGDEGAFYSYAYPAPEGFADQPAGPDGAFYSAEFQQFLLPYEVARAAPDPDRAVAEFLHSTYSAAAELGGWDRAALEDDPMRLPGAQIG, from the coding sequence ATGACCACGAACACGAGCTGGCCGACGCTGCGGGTGTCGGACTGGACCCCCACCCGCGACACCCTGCACATGTGGACGCAGATCGTGGGCAAGATCCGGATGAGACACGCCCCCTTGCTCAACCACTGGTGGCAGGCGACGCTCTACGTCAGTCCCCGCGGCTTGACGACGTCGACCATTCCGTACGGCAGCGGGGCCTTCGAGATGGAGTTCGATTTCCTCAGCCACCGACTCGAGGTTCGCAGCAGCGACGGGGGCGCCGAGAGTCTGCCGTTGCAGCCCATGGCGGTGGCAGAGTTCTACACGCGGCTGATGGAGCGCCTCGATGCACTCGGTATCGAGGCGCAGATCCGGGCGGTGCCCAACGAGGTCGACCCGGCGATTCCGTTCGCCGAGGATCATGAGCACGCCTCCTACGACGCCGAGGCAGTCACGCTGTTCTGGCGTCAGCTGCTCCAGGCCAACCGCACGATCGGCGAGTTCCGGTCGCACTTCGTCGGCAAGGTCAGCCCGGTGCACTTCTTCTGGGGTGCGATGGACCTGGCGTGCACCCGTTTCTCCGGGAACTCGGCGCCGCCGCACCCCGGGGGAGCGCCGAACTGCGCGGACTGGGTCATGGTCGAGGGCTACTCGCACGAGCTGTCCAGCTGCGGCTTCTGGCCCGGCGGCGGGGACGAAGGCGCCTTTTACTCCTACGCCTACCCGGCACCCGAGGGATTCGCCGACCAGCCCGCCGGCCCCGATGGAGCGTTCTACAGCGCCGAGTTCCAGCAGTTCCTGTTGCCCTACGAGGTCGCCCGCGCGGCTCCCGACCCGGACCGGGCGGTTGCCGAATTCCTGCACAGCACCTACTCGGCCGCCGCCGAGCTGGGTGGCTGGGACCGGGCGGCACTGGAGGACGACCCGATGCGGTTACCTGGCGCGCAGATCGGCTGA